From the genome of Eucalyptus grandis isolate ANBG69807.140 chromosome 2, ASM1654582v1, whole genome shotgun sequence, one region includes:
- the LOC104426490 gene encoding germin-like protein 5-1 translates to MVIGPRMVVVVVIFMSFTVFLGIVSADPDMLQDVCVADLASKMKVNGFPCKAAFNETDFFYDGLAKPGLPNNTLGNLVRRGNVLKIPGLNTLGMSLDRSDFAPFGLSAPHTHPRATEMVFVLYGEIYAGFITTANVLVAKTIKAGEIFVFPRGLVHFQMNIQNTPAATIAAFNSQFPGASFIATTLFAAEPTVPNDVLAKAFQIDVKEVEMIKAKLAPKS, encoded by the exons ATGGTGATCGGTCCAAGAATggtggttgttgttgttatATTCATGAGCTTCACCGTCTTCCTAGGCATCGTTTCTGCTGATCCTGACATGCTCCAAGATGTCTGTGTTGCCGATCTCGCTTCCA AAATGAAAGTCAATGGATTCCCTTGCAAAGCGGCTTTCAACGAAACGGACTTCTTCTACGATGGGCTGGCCAAACCCGGACTCCCCAACAACACCTTAGGGAATCTGGTGAGAAGGGGCAATGTCCTAAAGATCCCAGGCCTCAACACCCTCGGCATGTCCTTGGACCGCAGCGACTTTGCTCCTTTCGGCCTTAGTGCACCCCACACCCACCCACGAGCCACCGAGATGGTGTTCGTGCTCTATGGGGAGATATACGCCGGATTCATAACCACTGCTAACGTCCTCGTTGCTAAGACCATTAAGGCAGGAGAGATCTTCGTTTTCCCTAGAGGTTTGGTCCACTTCCAAATGAACATCCAAAACACCCCCGCAGCCACCATTGCGGCATTCAATAGCCAATTTCCAGGAGCCTCGTTTATTGCGACTACACTATTCGCGGCTGAACCCACAGTGCCGAACGATGTGCTGGCCAAGGCGTTCCAAATTGATGTTAAGGAGGTCGAGATGATCAAGGCTAAGCTTGCCCCCAAGAGCTAG